In Drechmeria coniospora strain ARSEF 6962 chromosome 03, whole genome shotgun sequence, the DNA window acgccgatgcggcGCTCGTTGTAGGTTTCGATTTCTCGTGCTGCACTGCACTCTCATCCACATCCATCGCCGTCCCCTTCGGCGCAGGCACTTCGTCTTCCCACACCCGCACAGCCCGCAAGACGCGAATACTACCTTCTTTGCGCCGACAAGAGCTTTTGCGGCAAGCGAAGACGTAGAGGCGCCGCTCGTGGCCGGGGAATCGTTCTGGCAGCTCGCCGTtgagctgcagcagcagcgccaTCAGCTCCTGGCATCCTCTGCATCGCGCCAACGCTGCTGAAGGTGCTTGGTTGCTCTCGATCCAATCCTATCCAACACCTCTGGTCAGCGGCAAACAAGTGACGAGGAAGCGTGTGGCCAGGCACTGAAGGCAACACATACCGGACGACCGCCCAGTTTGCTGATGATGTCCTCATCGGCATCCCTCGAGGCATATCCCAAGAGCACGCTCGTCTCCGTGTACTCCCCCTCTGTCGAATCAGAGTCGTATTCGATAGGCATGGCGCGAGCTCTTGTTTGTGGTTTGAGTCGAAGAAGCACGGCTGGCTGGTGCTGTTTGGAGGGGTCAATTTTTTTTGGTCGTCGGTGCAACTTCATGCGGGGCACCTACTTGGGTCGTTGCACGCCATTCCAAGCACTTGGGTGCTCCAATACTCTGACCACTCCCTAGTAGATACTAACTGTACTCTTACTCGTACTCCCGTGCCTGGAATAATGACTGCACTCAAATCGTCGTATGACTCCTAATAGGAGATACTATTACTAGGTGGTAGGCTGGTATAAGCCGCCATACGTTGAGACAACCATGGGGAGGCCGAGATGCACGAGTAGCGTGCCGGTGGGCTTCTGATGACTTTGGACTGCGCCGACTGGATATTTCCAAAAGGAATATCTGCAACTACGACTCGAGATATTTGACAATGGCACGCGTAACAGTTGTTGCGCGTCATCGTTCGGTCAAGAAAATAGAATTTTGGTATTCACACCACAGCATACTCCGCTACAGTTTACATGTGATCATCGGGCCCATCCATGCCTGGACCTGGACCGGCTGCCCTACCCATCTGTCTAGCCTTCAACATCTCATCGCAGAGCAACAGGTTGGAGGCGATACCTGCGCTGGATGCGATGGCGTTTCTCATGACACGGAATGAGTCGAAGACGCCCGCCAGCTCAGGGTCCATCGGGAGACCCGTCTCGAGGTCCAGGCCGGCAACATCGCCGTCGTTTAGCGCATCCCTCATGGCCGCAACTGCAAGCAATCGTTAGCAAGACGAACCTTTGGTCAGAACTAACGGGAGTGGGGGTGGGGTAGGAACGTACGAGCATCCTGGACGTCGTGGCCAGCGTTGGCCGCCAGCGTCTTGGGGATGACGAGCAGGGCATCGGCAAAGGCCTCGACACCCCACTTCGCCTTGCCCTTGACGGAATTCGAAAAGGCATCGCTCTTCAGGTGACGGGCACAGGCGACCTGgaaggcgccggcgccgggcaCGACGCTCTTGTCGACAATCATGTTGTAGACGCTCCTCAGGCCGTCGCGGACGGCATCCGAGACCTGGGAGATGGTGTGCTGGTTCGGGCCCTTGATCAGGAGCGTGACCGACTTTGCATCCTTGACCTCCTCGACAAAGGTGTACTTTTCCTCGCCGAGCGTCTGCTCGTAGACGAGGCCGGCCCAGCCaagcgcctcggccgtcagaTCGTCGACGCTGTTctgggcgacgccgccgcagaCGAGCTGCAGCCGCTCCATGTTTCTGCGCTTGGCCCGTCgcagggcgaggatgccgttcTTGGCCAAGACGTCGAGCGACAGGGGGTCGATGCCCTTCTGGTTGATGATGACAAAGTTcttcttgccgtcggcgccgcacAGCTCCTGCTTGAGCTCGACAATTTTCTTCAGCTTGGCGTCGATGAAGCGGCGCTCgctctcgacgagcttgtcgCGCTGGTCGGCGCTCGAGTAGAAGAAGCCCGAGTTGATCTCCGTCTTCTCGTACTCGAGGCTGACGTTGAGGGTGAGGATGTAGCAGTTCTCGAGCCGCTTCGGCATGTCCGGGTGGCGGGCGCCgtggtcgagggcgaggccgcggaTGAGCTGCGTGTCGGCGGCCGTGCGGTGCTGCATCTTCATAATCTCCACCATGTGCAGGTCGGGCTTGGCCGGCGCTTGGTAGATGGCGAGAACGGCGTCGACAATGTCGGGCGTGAGCTTCGCCGCGAGCGTCGAGTTGAGCTTCGTCGCGAGGGACGTGCGGGCGACGCTGAGGAGCAGCTCACGGTCCACCTCTTTCGGCAGCTTGAAGGAGTCGAGGAACTTGAGGGCCTCGGTCTTGGCGATGTCGAAACCGTCGGTGATGACGCGGGGGTGCAGGCCCTCGGAGATGTGTCTGTCGGCCTGCTTCAAGagttcgccgacgaggaggacgaccgaggtggtgccgtcgccgcagaTGTCGTCttgcgccgtcgccgcccgggCAATCATGACGGCCGTCGGGTTCTGGATCTGCATCTCCCGCAGGAGGACGTTGCCGTCCTTGGTGAGCTTGATCTGCGAAGAATCGTCAGCCAAAGGCGCCCGAGGTCGGAAGCGCGTTGCATGCACGGGCGCAGAGGGCAGCGGCTACCTGTCcagcaccgtcgacgagcctAGCGACGATTAGCATTCGAAGAAATCCACGACGCCGCGTGCAAGCTCACATCTTGATGGTGCCCAGAGGGCCCAGGTTGGACTTGAGGACATCCtgcaggccgacgccggcgttgaTGTTGACTTTGAGTGCTTCGGCCCTCCTCTGCACTCCGAATTAGcagctggcgacggcgaggcgccGCGACGATGCGGGGAAAAAATAACGAGAGAGAAAAGGAACGTACTCGGGACTCGGCCTTGGGGTTGAGGAGTTGCGCGGCCGACATGTTGACGATGCTGAGCTCGCGGGTTTTCAAGGACCAGAGCGTGGTCGTTTGGTGGTTCAGCCTCGATCAGGTCGGGTTTCACACTGGCAGTACATATGTATGTTGGCTTTGGCGGCTACGGCCCGCACGAAATCATGGCAAGGGGCACTTTTTTTCTGCCTGGAGCCTTTCCAGGGCGGTGTAGCTTCGGGGGAGGGGTGCTGGCACCAGCAAGTATCgtcgtacagtgcatgcactgtacttacttatggagagcacagtacttgcaaacTAAAATCTTGTATTACCTAAGGCGTGAGTGAATACAGGGAACTGCCGATATTTATTATCACCATCAACTCCATTTTCatacgtacaactacggagtacagaccCGTTGAGCAGAACATAATCCGGTGATGACTCAAGTCAACCTGTTCTTCCGTATCACAGTTCATACTGCTAAGCGCTATAGAGATCACGCCTCATCGAGGTCATGGTTACCGCTACCGCTGCCAACTCAAGAGCAGCTGCTGCGACTTGGGGACCCGATTCTCATGGCATCTCCTCTCGCCGTCAACGGTAGAGAGTATACAATACTACCTCGCATCTCGCCTCATCCAAGTCTGAAAGCATTGGCATCTGGGCCTTGAGGGGTGCTGAAAGGTTCGCAGCCGACCTGTTTGTTGCCTGCCGCATGCAACGAGCTGATGTGGCGGGCGACTGGTGGTGTCAGCATGATGCGTCCAGACCCCATCGCTCGAGCGTTCGTGAAATGCATCATCGACAATTCGTACTGCTTTCTGTTATTACCAACTCACGGATGCAAGGGGATTCGACCAGGACATGCATCACTGACAAAAGCCCGAGGGAAATTTCGTACTGCTTTCTGCTGTTACCTACTCACGGATGGATGGGTATTCGACCAGGACATGAATCACTCACAAAAGCCCGAGGGAAATCCTTCACTTGATCGGCCAAGTCGTGCCAGTTTTGTCCCAATCAAGGTCGATTCATATTCTAAGATACCAACGTAACCCATGGAAACCCCAGATGCACGCAGGAACGGCCGAGTCGAGTCGAGTCGAGCCGAGTCGTAGAACCCGCCCCCGCTGCGGCAGCGCATTGGTCCCAAAAACATAAACCCGTTCGCCCTTGCACTGAAACTACTCCCCCAAAAAATTCTATCCTCCCCCCTAACCTAGATTCCCAATTCCTCCTTCCCCTATGGTACAGAAACAGTCCTCATCAACCAGCCTTGCTTGTTAATACATTTCCTTGCCGAGTTGGTCGAAGATGGCGAATTGACAAAGTGTGCACTGAACCTTCCCCACACAGGTGCCGTGGTGAGAGAGCTGGACGAAAGTTCCCCTAGTAGACATGACATAACTTCATACGGAGAACAAACCGAGAATATTGTACAAAAAGACAGGAGGCCAATggcggcagcatcgacgTGGCCGTCCACGTGGCAGCCTTGTTCGTTACGTGCTTCCAAAGAACATGTCGTCGCTGTCGAACATGGCATTGTCAaattcgtcgtcgagcttgttCATCATAAGCATGTTCTGGTCACGGTCTAGCGGAACGAGGTTGTCGTCGTGGGTAAACTGGAGAAGcaagtcgtcgtcctcgaggccaaggggcATGCCGTTGCCCGAGAGCGCGACGAGCTCATCGGCACCCGCTGTCGCGCCtgcgtcgaggtcgaagaagtgcgcgggcggcggcgacgaagactgCGACAGCTCCGGAGGGGTTGTGTAATGGCTGGCGatgctcctcgccggcgtcgccgggtTGGACATGGTCTTCTCCATGATTGCTTCGGGAGACACGTACGAGTGGACACTGGCGGCTGACGGTGAGCGAGCCATGTCGGTCGCCAGGGCGACGGGCATCAtgagcggcatcggcgccgacgatgatgaccCCGTCGCTCCCGGTCCCGACCGGGGTAGACAGCTGACAGCTTCCCCCGCCATgtcgtcgagcaggtcgaATCCGTGGGCGTCGGGCGAGTTGGGCGCGGAGCTATCCGAGTAACCGGAAAAGGACGACATGGAGCTGACCGACATGTTCTTCCTCCTCTGCCGGGACGATTTCTCCAATCTCGTTTCCAGATCAGGACGGTTCTTCCTTGGCCGGCCGCGCTTCACGACCTTGCGGACGATGCCGTCAAAGGCGCCAATGCACATGCCTCGCTGGCGGTGTCTCGTCAGGGCATCGTGGCGGGCGAAGCTGTTGCCGCACTCGCACGGATACGGCTTGATGCCGGTATGGATCTTGGCGTGCCGCTTGAGGTCGTGCTGGCGAACGAAGCACTTTTGGCACGTCGGGCACTGGTACTGCCGGTCGTTGAGGTGAGTCTGCACGTGGGACTTGATGTTCTCCTTGCGCCCAAACATCTTTCCGCAATCATCGAAGAGGCAGGTCCACTTGCCGTCCGTCGTTTCGGGCCCGCGGATGTACTGCGAAatctcctccatcgtcacGCCCGTCTCCGTTTTGGTCTCCTCGATGTTGATGCTCGCGATGCTGGCTGCGCTCGTGATGCTGGCGAGAGACTCGGTTCTCCGGTGCGAGAAGCCgcgggtcggcggcgagtcgGATCCTTGGCCGCGCCCATCGGCCGGCCCGGAGAACTGCAGctcggccttgtcgtcgaaGCCTGCCATGAAACGCGCCATCTGCTGCGGGTCGGGTGTTGAGTTGTGCGAGAGTTCCGACGTCGACTCGTACGGAAGCCCGCCGAATCCCCCCTCCATCTTGACAAATTCGTTTCGCAACGTGCTCATGTTCATAAAGTCGGTGGCCTGCAGCTTTCCCATGTCTCCCAACGATTTTGCGACGGGCAGGTTGCCCGGCCTCGAAGGACTCGCACCCGCAGGGGAGCCACCCTCCGCCTGCTGGCGCAACTCGTGAAAGATGTTTTGCGCCCCCTGGTTTGATCGGCTGCGTTGCGGCTTGATGGTTTCCTCCATCGACTCATCGTAGTCGTCGTTGAACCTCTCAGGTCGTGCTTCTTGCTTCGCCAGCCGACCGTGAGGCGTCTCCATCGGTGTAGGAGGGAAGTGGTCTAGGCTAGCTGTGAGACTTTTCTTCTTGGAGGTTCGGCTCCCCATTCGAGACGACTTACTGGGTACATTCTGGTTCGGGGGTgtcatcggcctcggaaTCTCCTCCAGGCCGAGGCTCTCGAATTTGGTCACTCGATCCATGATGCCGTTGCTGATCCTCCGCGAGCTCCTGCGAGAGGCTCCCTCAGAGTACCAGCCTTGGCCGGAGGGACTTTCGGGAAAATTGATAAACGCGGGAGTGGAGAGGGAACCATCATTGGTGTAGAGGTCAAACTCCTTCGTCTCGGCCATGTTGCCTGCATAGCTCTCCTGGTTCTTCTGCATCATCAAGCCGAGCTGAGCGCCGTAGGGGTCGAAGGGTACGGCGGGGCTGTCGAAACATGCCGAGTCGAACCGATGAACCTGCGGCGTTGCATGCGGTGAGATGAGGTAGTTGTGGCCTTGGTCTGACACCAGAGAGGCGtagtgctgctgctgctgctgctgctgctgctgctgttgctgttgttgttgctgttgttgttgctgttgctgctgctgttgtgTGCCCGGGCGTGCTTGGATGCTTTGCTGCTGCGCTTCTCGCAGAACGTGATGCTGCAGATGTGGTGCTGTGTGGTTAGAGTTCATTCCTACCTTGTAGTCCTGCCGGGACATGATCTGTTGTCGTCGTGTGTCGAGGCTGAGGccgcggcggtggcggtggcCGGCGGCTTGTCGATGGTTGGCGTTGGGCAGGACGGGCATCTTCACGCCCTCAAAGGCAGAGGGGGTCGAGTTTTGGCGGCGGTGTTGCCTCTGCCTGGCGTGAAGACTGCTCGATGAATTGGACAGCATATTGTCGCAAGGGGAGTCCGGAAAGGGGGGTTGTCGTCGGTCGTTGTTGTCGATGGGAACCGTTTTTGGTCCGAAACTATCGCCAAGGGTGACGCTTCAGCACGGTGCCGGTTCGAATGAAGAGGATGGAGGCCGACATTGCCGGCTTCGCCAGGGCCGGCGGGCAAAGGAAAGGGCACTCACCTCACGCAGCGCAAGCACAGAGCGCCGGGCTAAAAGGACGTCGTGGTCGTGCTCagtcgagggcgacgttgCAACCCACTCTTGGTTTGGTACTGTAGATGCCCTGTTCAGGCAGTGAACAGTGTGCGCGAGGTTTGTGTTGTTTGTGGAAGctcgcttcctcgacggttTGATGGGTTTATCTCCGCCAAAGGACGGATCTCGAGATGCAACCGACAGTGTTCTCTTTCGGGTGCTATAGAGAGGAACAATGGAGGTTTGGAGAGTGGATTCGTGATGCACGTATGGGGAGACTGGCAGGGTGGTGCTCGAGGTGGTAATGATGCTAGCCCGCTGTTGACCCAGTTGTCACGGCAACGCAAGGGCGACCGACTAACCACCATATAGCACGTCACCACAGTGCCGTTCCAAGACATTTCACCACCTTGCCGGGCTTCGTTTGTTGACTCGCCGTTGCCAGTAGTCTCGGTCGATGTTTACTCCGCATGTGTGCAGGGTGCGAGCCTGTAATTACTGTTGGCGGT includes these proteins:
- a CDS encoding putative CCT6-component of chaperonin-containing T-complex → MSAAQLLNPKAESRRRAEALKVNINAGVGLQDVLKSNLGPLGTIKMLVDGAGQIKLTKDGNVLLREMQIQNPTAVMIARAATAQDDICGDGTTSVVLLVGELLKQADRHISEGLHPRVITDGFDIAKTEALKFLDSFKLPKEVDRELLLSVARTSLATKLNSTLAAKLTPDIVDAVLAIYQAPAKPDLHMVEIMKMQHRTAADTQLIRGLALDHGARHPDMPKRLENCYILTLNVSLEYEKTEINSGFFYSSADQRDKLVESERRFIDAKLKKIVELKQELCGADGKKNFVIINQKGIDPLSLDVLAKNGILALRRAKRRNMERLQLVCGGVAQNSVDDLTAEALGWAGLVYEQTLGEEKYTFVEEVKDAKSVTLLIKGPNQHTISQVSDAVRDGLRSVYNMIVDKSVVPGAGAFQVACARHLKSDAFSNSVKGKAKWGVEAFADALLVIPKTLAANAGHDVQDALAAMRDALNDGDVAGLDLETGLPMDPELAGVFDSFRVMRNAIASSAGIASNLLLCDEMLKARQMGRAAGPGPGMDGPDDHM
- a CDS encoding C2H2 transcription factor Swi5, whose product is MLSNSSSSLHARQRQHRRQNSTPSAFEGVKMPVLPNANHRQAAGHRHRRGLSLDTRRQQIMSRQDYKVGMNSNHTAPHLQHHVLREAQQQSIQARPGTQQQQQQQQQQQQQQQQQQQQQQQQQHYASLVSDQGHNYLISPHATPQVHRFDSACFDSPAVPFDPYGAQLGLMMQKNQESYAGNMAETKEFDLYTNDGSLSTPAFINFPESPSGQGWYSEGASRRSSRRISNGIMDRVTKFESLGLEEIPRPMTPPNQNVPSKSSRMGSRTSKKKSLTASLDHFPPTPMETPHGRLAKQEARPERFNDDYDESMEETIKPQRSRSNQGAQNIFHELRQQAEGGSPAGASPSRPGNLPVAKSLGDMGKLQATDFMNMSTLRNEFVKMEGGFGGLPYESTSELSHNSTPDPQQMARFMAGFDDKAELQFSGPADGRGQGSDSPPTRGFSHRRTESLASITSAASIASINIEETKTETGVTMEEISQYIRGPETTDGKWTCLFDDCGKMFGRKENIKSHVQTHLNDRQYQCPTCQKCFVRQHDLKRHAKIHTGIKPYPCECGNSFARHDALTRHRQRGMCIGAFDGIVRKVVKRGRPRKNRPDLETRLEKSSRQRRKNMSVSSMSSFSGYSDSSAPNSPDAHGFDLLDDMAGEAVSCLPRSGPGATGSSSSAPMPLMMPVALATDMARSPSAASVHSYVSPEAIMEKTMSNPATPARSIASHYTTPPELSQSSSPPPAHFFDLDAGATAGADELVALSGNGMPLGLEDDDLLLQFTHDDNLVPLDRDQNMLMMNKLDDEFDNAMFDSDDMFFGST